The following proteins come from a genomic window of Lycium ferocissimum isolate CSIRO_LF1 chromosome 4, AGI_CSIRO_Lferr_CH_V1, whole genome shotgun sequence:
- the LOC132052918 gene encoding uncharacterized protein LOC132052918 isoform X1, translating into MAAENERILRKRKQNVDKHTHRKLGVDQKVEVRSDEDGFLGSWHLGTVISCADLIRRVKYDHLLSEDGSGNLVESVSVSPMVDGVIPADQNPVHSRGVIRPSPPPHEFGKWPLTYGLCVDFYYQDAWWEGVIFHREEGDKERRIFFPEMGDEMMAPVDKLRISQDWDEVTEEWEPRGSWIFLELIEEIEQIHPRLISVKQIWYEVQLKPDYDEVLKQWWTSSSIDIWRKLVKEVVHDNMKLTIKQFFSELNSSKVFVEGGQLLEFSEPALEMYIDNSIAPFTESGCKLDSPAVLPMDQDDVSHPQPVEKQSVSDGFAPATKEVQLCGNGDCWSIPPSQKEDSSVPPPSDDVAGILSSTKRKPPTFANSKPRRGRPPTKKNSEAIAKYMSSMSSMKKFKKPPNDDIAGIFSSSKSEPPTFKPRRGRPPTKKKNPEAIVKYMSSMTSMKNFKKPPSDDIAGILSSSKSEPPTSKPRRGRPPTKKKKSEGQNLVGEPDSCPEALIAKYMPDKSSVKKFKKHLLHLGWKFELIMDCGIIKKNYVTPDGKVLGSLTQVCQVLEESKACRPVPPVEQSSLHESTYNSIQSPPSMEGPQTCREVPELPSTSTEETIIDPEISRQAVIDYCSPRSQEKGAYQKLYKLGVKIGDTTLKAKKYLAATGWKFYTVGKKDKQLRFRSPEGKLFISFRKACIWCIKKWESESQLPEHDPLLREKEPLQNGKSRLYNMTKPRKKRKHGDVRDIHTGGLPGKKSRPSLKKGDGIGSNSSACVMRSSKRARKAAPSSSNQTARTVLSWLIDNNVVLPRAKVQYCGKKYGNPMAEGRITREGIKCNCCQKIFGLRNFEAHAGSSCHRPSANIFLEDGRSLLECQMQLKRKQSVNNTTKEPCAVEKGSRFSTNDYICSVCHYGGELILCDECPSSFHRDCLGIKEVPEGDWFCPSCCCKVCGESRFDTNRNHFTDNSVLICCQCDHKYHARCLRSKGPGKLDNYPEGNWFCNKSCELIFLGMRHLLGKPVIVGDDNLTWTLLKYIEPDDSGSDIVGYESSVENYSRLSVALNVMHECFEPVEEPHTSRDIVEDVIFSRWSELNRLNFQGFYTVLLERNDELITVATVRVYGEKVAEIPLVATQFQHRRLGMCRILIKELEKKLMELGVERLVLPAVPAVLNTWTASFGFSVVKESERVNFLDYTFLDFQGTIMCQKILQKTASPSVISSVLTAPAEAEQTHFDNTNSKDNVELDDNTAVSEVDQGSMHR; encoded by the exons ATGGCGGCTGAAAATGAGCGAATTTTGaggaaaagaaagcaaaatgttGATAAACATACACATCGGAAATTGGGTGTTGATCAAAAAGTTGAG GTGAGGAGCGATGAAGATGGGTTTttgggttcgtggcacctggGTACTGTGATTAGTTGTGCTGATTTGATTCGTCGAGTTAAATACGATCACCTTCTGTCAGAAGATGGTTCTGGCAACTTGGTAGAATCTGTAAGTGTTTCTCCTATGGTTGATGGGGTAATTCCTGCTGATCAAAATCCAGTTCACAGTCGTGGTGTGATTAGGCCTTCGCCACCTCCACATGAATTTGGAAAATGGCCTTTAACATATGGACTGTGTGTAGATTTCTATTACCAGGATGCCTGGTGGGAAGGTGTGATTTTTCATCGTGAAGAAGGGGACAAGGAGCGAAGAATTTTCTTTCCAGAAATGGGTGATGAGATGATGGCTCCAGTGGACAAGCTTCGAATAAGTCAAGATTGGGATGAGGTTACAGAAGAATGGGAGCCTCGTGGTTCTTGGATTTTCCTTGAATTGATTGAGGAGATTGAGCAGATACACCCGCGCTTAATCTCAGTCAAACAAATCTGGTATGAAGTGCAGCTAAAGCCTGATTATGATGAAGTTCTCAAGCAGTGGTGGACGTCTTCTTCAATAGatatttggaggaaattggtgAAGGAAGTTGTGCATGATAATATGAAGTTAACtatcaaacaatttttttctgaACTGAACTCCTCAAAGGTCTTTGTAGAGGGAGGCCAATTGCTGGAATTTTCAGAACCTGCCCTTGAAATGTATATTGATAACTCGATTGCACCCTTTACTGAATCCGGTTGCAAATTAGATAGTCCGGCTGTGCTTCCTATGGATCAGGATGATGTTTCCCATCCTCAACCTGTTGAAAAGCAATCTGTTTCAGACGGTTTTGCCCCTGCCACAAAGGAAGTTCAACTGTGCGGTAATGGTGATTGTTGGTCAATTCCTCCTAGTCAAAAAGAAGATTCATCTGTGCCTCCGCCTAGTGATGACGTTGCTGGTATTTTGTCCAGTACCAAGAGAAAACCACCGACTTTCGCGAATTCTAAGCCTCGCAGGGGGAGACCTCCTACAAAGAAGAACTCAGAAGCAATTGCTAAGTATATGTCATCTATGTCCTcgatgaaaaaatttaagaagcCGCCTAATGATGACATTGCTGGTATTTTTTCCAGTAGCAAGAGTGAACCACCGACTTTTAAGCCTCGCAGGGGGAGACCTCCTACAAAGAAGAAGAATCCCGAAGCAATTGTTAAGTATATGTCATCTATGACCTCGATGAAAAACTTTAAGAAGCCACCTAGTGATGACATTGCTGGTATTTTGTCCAGTAGCAAGAGTGAACCACCGACTTCTAAGCCTCGCAGGGGGAGACCTCctacaaagaagaagaaatccgAGGGGCAGAACCTGGTCGGTGAACCTGACTCTTGTCCAGAAGCATTAATTGCTAAGTATATGCCAGATAAATCCTCggtgaaaaaatttaagaagcaTCTCTTACATTTGGGCTGGAAATTTGAACTCATAATGGACTGTGGCATCATAAAGAAAAATTACGTTACTCCTGATGGAAAGGTATTAGGGTCACTTACCCAAGTTTGCCAGGTGTTGGAAGAGTCAAAAGCTTGTCGGCCCGTTCCCCCAGTTGAACAAAGTAGTTTACATGAGTCAACTTATAACTCCATCCAGTCTCCTCCTAGCATGGAAGGACCACAAACATGCAGAGAGGTGCCTGAGTTGCCATCTACTTCTACTGAAGAAACAATTATTGATCCTGAAATCAGTCGTCAAGCTGTAATTGATTACTGTTCACCGAGATCTCAAGAAAAAGGTGCCTATCAGAAGTTGTATAAACTTGGGGTGAAGATAGGGGATACTACCCTAAAAGCTAAGAAATACCTAGCTGCAACTGGATGGAAATTCTATACTGTTGGGAAGAAAGACAAGCAATTGCGTTTCCGCTCCCCGGAAGGTAAACTTTTTATCTCTTTCCGAAAGGCTTGCATATGGTGCATAAAAAAGTGGGAATCCGAAAGCCAATTACCAGAGCATGACCCCCTGTTAAGAGAAAAAGAACCCCTTCAAAATGGTAAAAGCAGATTGTATAACATGACCAAaccaagaaagaagagaaaacatgGCGATGTAAGAGATATTCATACTGGTGGCTTGCCAGGGAAAAAATCCAGGCCTTCACTCAAAAAAGGAGATGGTATAGGATCTAATTCTTCAGCCTGTGTGATGCGATCAAGTAAAAGAGCTCGGAAGGCGGCTCCTTCTTCCTCTAATCAAACAGCTCGAACAGTTTTATCTTGGTTGATAGACAATAATGTGGTCCTGCCACGTGCTAAGGTACAATATTGCGGAAAGAAGTATGGTAATCCAATGGCAGAAGGGCGGATAACTCGTGAAGGAATCAAATGCAATTGCTGCCAAAAGATATTTGGTCTTCGTAACTTTGAAGCTCATGCTGGGAGCAGTTGTCACAGACCTTCAGCAAATATATTTTTGGAGGATGGAAGGTCTCTTCTTGAGTGTCAAATGCAGTTGAAACGCAAACAGAGTGTAAACAACACCACGAAAGAACCATGTGCAGTAGAAAAGGGTAGTCGTTTTAGCACAAATGACTATATATGTTCTGTGTGTCATTATGGCGGTGAATTAATTCTCTGTGATGAATGCCCTTCTTCATTTCACCGTGATTGCCTTGGGATCAAG GAGGTTCCAGAAGGTGACTGGTTTTGTCCATCATGCTGTTGTAAAGTGTGTGGTGAGAGCAGATTTGATACAAACAGAAACCACTTTACAGATAACTCCGTTCTCATTTGTTGCCAGTGTGACCATAAGT ATCATGCTCGGTGCTTGAGAAGCAAGGGTCCTGGAAAGCTGGATAATTATCCTGAAGGAAATTGGTTCTGCAACAAGAGTTGTGAGCTG ataTTTTTGGGCATGCGTCATCTTTTGGGAAAGCCAGTTATAGTGGGTGATGATAACCTAACTTGGACATTGTTGAAATATATAGAACCTGATGATTCTGGTTCTGATATTGTGGGTTATGAGTCCAGCGTGGAGAATTATAGCAGACTTAGTGTTGCTTTGAATGTGATGCATGAATGTTTTGAACCAGTCGAAGAACCTCACACCAGTAGAGATATTGTAGAAGATGTTATCTTTAGTAGATG GTCAGAGTTAAACCGCTTAAATTTTCAAGGTTTTTACACTGTGCTGTTGGAAAGAAATGACGAACTGATTACAGTAGCGACTGTAag GGTTTATGGAGAAAAGGTGGCAGAGATCCCTCTTGTTGCAACACAATTTCAGCACCGCCGACTTGGAATGTGTCGCATTTTAATCAAGGAGCTCGAAAAG
- the LOC132052918 gene encoding uncharacterized protein LOC132052918 isoform X2 has translation MAAENERILRKRKQNVDKHTHRKLGVDQKVEVRSDEDGFLGSWHLGTVISCADLIRRVKYDHLLSEDGSGNLVESVSVSPMVDGVIPADQNPVHSRGVIRPSPPPHEFGKWPLTYGLCVDFYYQDAWWEGVIFHREEGDKERRIFFPEMGDEMMAPVDKLRISQDWDEVTEEWEPRGSWIFLELIEEIEQIHPRLISVKQIWYEVQLKPDYDEVLKQWWTSSSIDIWRKLVKEVVHDNMKLTIKQFFSELNSSKVFVEGGQLLEFSEPALEMYIDNSIAPFTESGCKLDSPAVLPMDQDDVSHPQPVEKQSVSDGFAPATKEVQLCGNGDCWSIPPSQKEDSSVPPPSDDVAGILSSTKRKPPTFANSKPRRGRPPTKKNSEAIAKYMSSMSSMKKFKKPPNDDIAGIFSSSKSEPPTFKPRRGRPPTKKKNPEAIVKYMSSMTSMKNFKKPPSDDIAGILSSSKSEPPTSKPRRGRPPTKKKKSEGQNLVGEPDSCPEALIAKYMPDKSSVKKFKKHLLHLGWKFELIMDCGIIKKNYVTPDGKVLGSLTQVCQVLEESKACRPVPPVEQSSLHESTYNSIQSPPSMEGPQTCREVPELPSTSTEETIIDPEISRQAVIDYCSPRSQEKGAYQKLYKLGVKIGDTTLKAKKYLAATGWKFYTVGKKDKQLRFRSPEGKLFISFRKACIWCIKKWESESQLPEHDPLLREKEPLQNGKSRLYNMTKPRKKRKHGDVRDIHTGGLPGKKSRPSLKKGDGIGSNSSACVMRSSKRARKAAPSSSNQTARTVLSWLIDNNVVLPRAKVQYCGKKYGNPMAEGRITREGIKCNCCQKIFGLRNFEAHAGSSCHRPSANIFLEDGRSLLECQMQLKRKQSVNNTTKEPCAVEKGSRFSTNDYICSVCHYGGELILCDECPSSFHRDCLGIKEVPEGDWFCPSCCCKVCGESRFDTNRNHFTDNSVLICCQCDHKYHARCLRSKGPGKLDNYPEGNWFCNKSCELIFLGMRHLLGKPVIVGDDNLTWTLLKYIEPDDSGSDIVGYESSVENYSRLSVALNVMHECFEPVEEPHTSRDIVEDVIFSRWSELNRLNFQGFYTVLLERNDELITVATVRVYGEKVAEIPLVATQFQHRRLGMCRILIKELEKKLMELGVERLVLPAVPAVLNTWTASFGFSVVKESERVNFLDYTFLDFQGTIMCQKILQKTASPSVISSVLTAPAEAEQTHFDNTNSKDNVELDDNTAVSEVDQGSMQ, from the exons ATGGCGGCTGAAAATGAGCGAATTTTGaggaaaagaaagcaaaatgttGATAAACATACACATCGGAAATTGGGTGTTGATCAAAAAGTTGAG GTGAGGAGCGATGAAGATGGGTTTttgggttcgtggcacctggGTACTGTGATTAGTTGTGCTGATTTGATTCGTCGAGTTAAATACGATCACCTTCTGTCAGAAGATGGTTCTGGCAACTTGGTAGAATCTGTAAGTGTTTCTCCTATGGTTGATGGGGTAATTCCTGCTGATCAAAATCCAGTTCACAGTCGTGGTGTGATTAGGCCTTCGCCACCTCCACATGAATTTGGAAAATGGCCTTTAACATATGGACTGTGTGTAGATTTCTATTACCAGGATGCCTGGTGGGAAGGTGTGATTTTTCATCGTGAAGAAGGGGACAAGGAGCGAAGAATTTTCTTTCCAGAAATGGGTGATGAGATGATGGCTCCAGTGGACAAGCTTCGAATAAGTCAAGATTGGGATGAGGTTACAGAAGAATGGGAGCCTCGTGGTTCTTGGATTTTCCTTGAATTGATTGAGGAGATTGAGCAGATACACCCGCGCTTAATCTCAGTCAAACAAATCTGGTATGAAGTGCAGCTAAAGCCTGATTATGATGAAGTTCTCAAGCAGTGGTGGACGTCTTCTTCAATAGatatttggaggaaattggtgAAGGAAGTTGTGCATGATAATATGAAGTTAACtatcaaacaatttttttctgaACTGAACTCCTCAAAGGTCTTTGTAGAGGGAGGCCAATTGCTGGAATTTTCAGAACCTGCCCTTGAAATGTATATTGATAACTCGATTGCACCCTTTACTGAATCCGGTTGCAAATTAGATAGTCCGGCTGTGCTTCCTATGGATCAGGATGATGTTTCCCATCCTCAACCTGTTGAAAAGCAATCTGTTTCAGACGGTTTTGCCCCTGCCACAAAGGAAGTTCAACTGTGCGGTAATGGTGATTGTTGGTCAATTCCTCCTAGTCAAAAAGAAGATTCATCTGTGCCTCCGCCTAGTGATGACGTTGCTGGTATTTTGTCCAGTACCAAGAGAAAACCACCGACTTTCGCGAATTCTAAGCCTCGCAGGGGGAGACCTCCTACAAAGAAGAACTCAGAAGCAATTGCTAAGTATATGTCATCTATGTCCTcgatgaaaaaatttaagaagcCGCCTAATGATGACATTGCTGGTATTTTTTCCAGTAGCAAGAGTGAACCACCGACTTTTAAGCCTCGCAGGGGGAGACCTCCTACAAAGAAGAAGAATCCCGAAGCAATTGTTAAGTATATGTCATCTATGACCTCGATGAAAAACTTTAAGAAGCCACCTAGTGATGACATTGCTGGTATTTTGTCCAGTAGCAAGAGTGAACCACCGACTTCTAAGCCTCGCAGGGGGAGACCTCctacaaagaagaagaaatccgAGGGGCAGAACCTGGTCGGTGAACCTGACTCTTGTCCAGAAGCATTAATTGCTAAGTATATGCCAGATAAATCCTCggtgaaaaaatttaagaagcaTCTCTTACATTTGGGCTGGAAATTTGAACTCATAATGGACTGTGGCATCATAAAGAAAAATTACGTTACTCCTGATGGAAAGGTATTAGGGTCACTTACCCAAGTTTGCCAGGTGTTGGAAGAGTCAAAAGCTTGTCGGCCCGTTCCCCCAGTTGAACAAAGTAGTTTACATGAGTCAACTTATAACTCCATCCAGTCTCCTCCTAGCATGGAAGGACCACAAACATGCAGAGAGGTGCCTGAGTTGCCATCTACTTCTACTGAAGAAACAATTATTGATCCTGAAATCAGTCGTCAAGCTGTAATTGATTACTGTTCACCGAGATCTCAAGAAAAAGGTGCCTATCAGAAGTTGTATAAACTTGGGGTGAAGATAGGGGATACTACCCTAAAAGCTAAGAAATACCTAGCTGCAACTGGATGGAAATTCTATACTGTTGGGAAGAAAGACAAGCAATTGCGTTTCCGCTCCCCGGAAGGTAAACTTTTTATCTCTTTCCGAAAGGCTTGCATATGGTGCATAAAAAAGTGGGAATCCGAAAGCCAATTACCAGAGCATGACCCCCTGTTAAGAGAAAAAGAACCCCTTCAAAATGGTAAAAGCAGATTGTATAACATGACCAAaccaagaaagaagagaaaacatgGCGATGTAAGAGATATTCATACTGGTGGCTTGCCAGGGAAAAAATCCAGGCCTTCACTCAAAAAAGGAGATGGTATAGGATCTAATTCTTCAGCCTGTGTGATGCGATCAAGTAAAAGAGCTCGGAAGGCGGCTCCTTCTTCCTCTAATCAAACAGCTCGAACAGTTTTATCTTGGTTGATAGACAATAATGTGGTCCTGCCACGTGCTAAGGTACAATATTGCGGAAAGAAGTATGGTAATCCAATGGCAGAAGGGCGGATAACTCGTGAAGGAATCAAATGCAATTGCTGCCAAAAGATATTTGGTCTTCGTAACTTTGAAGCTCATGCTGGGAGCAGTTGTCACAGACCTTCAGCAAATATATTTTTGGAGGATGGAAGGTCTCTTCTTGAGTGTCAAATGCAGTTGAAACGCAAACAGAGTGTAAACAACACCACGAAAGAACCATGTGCAGTAGAAAAGGGTAGTCGTTTTAGCACAAATGACTATATATGTTCTGTGTGTCATTATGGCGGTGAATTAATTCTCTGTGATGAATGCCCTTCTTCATTTCACCGTGATTGCCTTGGGATCAAG GAGGTTCCAGAAGGTGACTGGTTTTGTCCATCATGCTGTTGTAAAGTGTGTGGTGAGAGCAGATTTGATACAAACAGAAACCACTTTACAGATAACTCCGTTCTCATTTGTTGCCAGTGTGACCATAAGT ATCATGCTCGGTGCTTGAGAAGCAAGGGTCCTGGAAAGCTGGATAATTATCCTGAAGGAAATTGGTTCTGCAACAAGAGTTGTGAGCTG ataTTTTTGGGCATGCGTCATCTTTTGGGAAAGCCAGTTATAGTGGGTGATGATAACCTAACTTGGACATTGTTGAAATATATAGAACCTGATGATTCTGGTTCTGATATTGTGGGTTATGAGTCCAGCGTGGAGAATTATAGCAGACTTAGTGTTGCTTTGAATGTGATGCATGAATGTTTTGAACCAGTCGAAGAACCTCACACCAGTAGAGATATTGTAGAAGATGTTATCTTTAGTAGATG GTCAGAGTTAAACCGCTTAAATTTTCAAGGTTTTTACACTGTGCTGTTGGAAAGAAATGACGAACTGATTACAGTAGCGACTGTAag GGTTTATGGAGAAAAGGTGGCAGAGATCCCTCTTGTTGCAACACAATTTCAGCACCGCCGACTTGGAATGTGTCGCATTTTAATCAAGGAGCTCGAAAAG
- the LOC132052918 gene encoding uncharacterized protein LOC132052918 isoform X3, which produces MAAENERILRKRKQNVDKHTHRKLGVDQKVEVRSDEDGFLGSWHLGTVISCADLIRRVKYDHLLSEDGSGNLVESVSVSPMVDGVIPADQNPVHSRGVIRPSPPPHEFGKWPLTYGLCVDFYYQDAWWEGVIFHREEGDKERRIFFPEMGDEMMAPVDKLRISQDWDEVTEEWEPRGSWIFLELIEEIEQIHPRLISVKQIWYEVQLKPDYDEVLKQWWTSSSIDIWRKLVKEVVHDNMKLTIKQFFSELNSSKVFVEGGQLLEFSEPALEMYIDNSIAPFTESGCKLDSPAVLPMDQDDVSHPQPVEKQSVSDGFAPATKEVQLCGNGDCWSIPPSQKEDSSVPPPSDDVAGILSSTKRKPPTFANSKPRRGRPPTKKNSEAIAKYMSSMSSMKKFKKPPNDDIAGIFSSSKSEPPTFKPRRGRPPTKKKNPEAIVKYMSSMTSMKNFKKPPSDDIAGILSSSKSEPPTSKPRRGRPPTKKKKSEGQNLVGEPDSCPEALIAKYMPDKSSVKKFKKHLLHLGWKFELIMDCGIIKKNYVTPDGKVLGSLTQVCQVLEESKACRPVPPVEQSSLHESTYNSIQSPPSMEGPQTCREVPELPSTSTEETIIDPEISRQAVIDYCSPRSQEKGAYQKLYKLGVKIGDTTLKAKKYLAATGWKFYTVGKKDKQLRFRSPEGKLFISFRKACIWCIKKWESESQLPEHDPLLREKEPLQNGKSRLYNMTKPRKKRKHGDVRDIHTGGLPGKKSRPSLKKGDGIGSNSSACVMRSSKRARKAAPSSSNQTARTVLSWLIDNNVVLPRAKVQYCGKKYGNPMAEGRITREGIKCNCCQKIFGLRNFEAHAGSSCHRPSANIFLEDGRSLLECQMQLKRKQSVNNTTKEPCAVEKGSRFSTNDYICSVCHYGGELILCDECPSSFHRDCLGIKEVPEGDWFCPSCCCKVCGESRFDTNRNHFTDNSVLICCQCDHKYHARCLRSKGPGKLDNYPEGNWFCNKSCELIFLGMRHLLGKPVIVGDDNLTWTLLKYIEPDDSGSDIVGYESSVENYSRLSVALNVMHECFEPVEEPHTSRDIVEDVIFSRWSELNRLNFQGFYTVLLERNDELITVATVRVYGEKVAEIPLVATQFQHRRLGMCRILIKELEKKLMELGVERLVLPAVPAVLNTWTASFGFSVVKESERVNFLDYTFLDFQGTIMCQKILQKTASPSVISSVLTEAEQTHFDNTNSKDNVELDDNTAVSEVDQGSMHR; this is translated from the exons ATGGCGGCTGAAAATGAGCGAATTTTGaggaaaagaaagcaaaatgttGATAAACATACACATCGGAAATTGGGTGTTGATCAAAAAGTTGAG GTGAGGAGCGATGAAGATGGGTTTttgggttcgtggcacctggGTACTGTGATTAGTTGTGCTGATTTGATTCGTCGAGTTAAATACGATCACCTTCTGTCAGAAGATGGTTCTGGCAACTTGGTAGAATCTGTAAGTGTTTCTCCTATGGTTGATGGGGTAATTCCTGCTGATCAAAATCCAGTTCACAGTCGTGGTGTGATTAGGCCTTCGCCACCTCCACATGAATTTGGAAAATGGCCTTTAACATATGGACTGTGTGTAGATTTCTATTACCAGGATGCCTGGTGGGAAGGTGTGATTTTTCATCGTGAAGAAGGGGACAAGGAGCGAAGAATTTTCTTTCCAGAAATGGGTGATGAGATGATGGCTCCAGTGGACAAGCTTCGAATAAGTCAAGATTGGGATGAGGTTACAGAAGAATGGGAGCCTCGTGGTTCTTGGATTTTCCTTGAATTGATTGAGGAGATTGAGCAGATACACCCGCGCTTAATCTCAGTCAAACAAATCTGGTATGAAGTGCAGCTAAAGCCTGATTATGATGAAGTTCTCAAGCAGTGGTGGACGTCTTCTTCAATAGatatttggaggaaattggtgAAGGAAGTTGTGCATGATAATATGAAGTTAACtatcaaacaatttttttctgaACTGAACTCCTCAAAGGTCTTTGTAGAGGGAGGCCAATTGCTGGAATTTTCAGAACCTGCCCTTGAAATGTATATTGATAACTCGATTGCACCCTTTACTGAATCCGGTTGCAAATTAGATAGTCCGGCTGTGCTTCCTATGGATCAGGATGATGTTTCCCATCCTCAACCTGTTGAAAAGCAATCTGTTTCAGACGGTTTTGCCCCTGCCACAAAGGAAGTTCAACTGTGCGGTAATGGTGATTGTTGGTCAATTCCTCCTAGTCAAAAAGAAGATTCATCTGTGCCTCCGCCTAGTGATGACGTTGCTGGTATTTTGTCCAGTACCAAGAGAAAACCACCGACTTTCGCGAATTCTAAGCCTCGCAGGGGGAGACCTCCTACAAAGAAGAACTCAGAAGCAATTGCTAAGTATATGTCATCTATGTCCTcgatgaaaaaatttaagaagcCGCCTAATGATGACATTGCTGGTATTTTTTCCAGTAGCAAGAGTGAACCACCGACTTTTAAGCCTCGCAGGGGGAGACCTCCTACAAAGAAGAAGAATCCCGAAGCAATTGTTAAGTATATGTCATCTATGACCTCGATGAAAAACTTTAAGAAGCCACCTAGTGATGACATTGCTGGTATTTTGTCCAGTAGCAAGAGTGAACCACCGACTTCTAAGCCTCGCAGGGGGAGACCTCctacaaagaagaagaaatccgAGGGGCAGAACCTGGTCGGTGAACCTGACTCTTGTCCAGAAGCATTAATTGCTAAGTATATGCCAGATAAATCCTCggtgaaaaaatttaagaagcaTCTCTTACATTTGGGCTGGAAATTTGAACTCATAATGGACTGTGGCATCATAAAGAAAAATTACGTTACTCCTGATGGAAAGGTATTAGGGTCACTTACCCAAGTTTGCCAGGTGTTGGAAGAGTCAAAAGCTTGTCGGCCCGTTCCCCCAGTTGAACAAAGTAGTTTACATGAGTCAACTTATAACTCCATCCAGTCTCCTCCTAGCATGGAAGGACCACAAACATGCAGAGAGGTGCCTGAGTTGCCATCTACTTCTACTGAAGAAACAATTATTGATCCTGAAATCAGTCGTCAAGCTGTAATTGATTACTGTTCACCGAGATCTCAAGAAAAAGGTGCCTATCAGAAGTTGTATAAACTTGGGGTGAAGATAGGGGATACTACCCTAAAAGCTAAGAAATACCTAGCTGCAACTGGATGGAAATTCTATACTGTTGGGAAGAAAGACAAGCAATTGCGTTTCCGCTCCCCGGAAGGTAAACTTTTTATCTCTTTCCGAAAGGCTTGCATATGGTGCATAAAAAAGTGGGAATCCGAAAGCCAATTACCAGAGCATGACCCCCTGTTAAGAGAAAAAGAACCCCTTCAAAATGGTAAAAGCAGATTGTATAACATGACCAAaccaagaaagaagagaaaacatgGCGATGTAAGAGATATTCATACTGGTGGCTTGCCAGGGAAAAAATCCAGGCCTTCACTCAAAAAAGGAGATGGTATAGGATCTAATTCTTCAGCCTGTGTGATGCGATCAAGTAAAAGAGCTCGGAAGGCGGCTCCTTCTTCCTCTAATCAAACAGCTCGAACAGTTTTATCTTGGTTGATAGACAATAATGTGGTCCTGCCACGTGCTAAGGTACAATATTGCGGAAAGAAGTATGGTAATCCAATGGCAGAAGGGCGGATAACTCGTGAAGGAATCAAATGCAATTGCTGCCAAAAGATATTTGGTCTTCGTAACTTTGAAGCTCATGCTGGGAGCAGTTGTCACAGACCTTCAGCAAATATATTTTTGGAGGATGGAAGGTCTCTTCTTGAGTGTCAAATGCAGTTGAAACGCAAACAGAGTGTAAACAACACCACGAAAGAACCATGTGCAGTAGAAAAGGGTAGTCGTTTTAGCACAAATGACTATATATGTTCTGTGTGTCATTATGGCGGTGAATTAATTCTCTGTGATGAATGCCCTTCTTCATTTCACCGTGATTGCCTTGGGATCAAG GAGGTTCCAGAAGGTGACTGGTTTTGTCCATCATGCTGTTGTAAAGTGTGTGGTGAGAGCAGATTTGATACAAACAGAAACCACTTTACAGATAACTCCGTTCTCATTTGTTGCCAGTGTGACCATAAGT ATCATGCTCGGTGCTTGAGAAGCAAGGGTCCTGGAAAGCTGGATAATTATCCTGAAGGAAATTGGTTCTGCAACAAGAGTTGTGAGCTG ataTTTTTGGGCATGCGTCATCTTTTGGGAAAGCCAGTTATAGTGGGTGATGATAACCTAACTTGGACATTGTTGAAATATATAGAACCTGATGATTCTGGTTCTGATATTGTGGGTTATGAGTCCAGCGTGGAGAATTATAGCAGACTTAGTGTTGCTTTGAATGTGATGCATGAATGTTTTGAACCAGTCGAAGAACCTCACACCAGTAGAGATATTGTAGAAGATGTTATCTTTAGTAGATG GTCAGAGTTAAACCGCTTAAATTTTCAAGGTTTTTACACTGTGCTGTTGGAAAGAAATGACGAACTGATTACAGTAGCGACTGTAag GGTTTATGGAGAAAAGGTGGCAGAGATCCCTCTTGTTGCAACACAATTTCAGCACCGCCGACTTGGAATGTGTCGCATTTTAATCAAGGAGCTCGAAAAG